A single Thermomicrobiales bacterium DNA region contains:
- a CDS encoding tartrate dehydrogenase, with translation MDRVSCAVIPGDGIGPEVVSEGLRVLRAAAEIDGGLEFDFTEFPWSCEYYARNGEMMPADGLDTLSSFETIFLGAVGYPGVPDHVSLWGLLIPIRRTFQQYVNLRPARLLRGVRSPLREPGTIDLVVVRENSEGEYSSMGGRLHGGTPAEMAIQNTVFTRMGVERVVRYAYEQARSRRGHLTSATKSNGINITMPYWDEVVAAVGAEYPDVTTDQYHIDALSAFFVTRPDSFDVVVGSNLFGDILSDLAAAVMGGIGMAPAANLNPERRFPSMFEPVHGSAPDIAGRGIANPIGQIWTAKMLLDHLGREELGSALLDSIEEVLARSESLTPDLGGRATTSELADAIIAEFRSRS, from the coding sequence ATGGATCGGGTGAGCTGTGCGGTGATCCCCGGCGATGGGATCGGGCCGGAGGTCGTGTCAGAGGGATTGCGCGTGCTGCGGGCCGCCGCCGAGATCGACGGTGGGCTGGAGTTCGACTTCACCGAGTTTCCCTGGAGTTGCGAATATTACGCACGCAACGGCGAGATGATGCCGGCCGATGGCCTCGACACGCTCAGCAGCTTCGAGACGATTTTCCTCGGCGCAGTCGGCTATCCCGGCGTGCCGGATCACGTCTCGCTCTGGGGCTTGCTGATCCCGATTCGGCGGACGTTCCAGCAGTATGTCAATCTGCGCCCGGCCCGCCTGTTGCGCGGCGTGCGCTCTCCCTTGCGCGAGCCCGGTACCATCGACCTCGTCGTCGTCCGTGAGAACTCGGAGGGCGAGTACTCCAGCATGGGCGGACGGCTGCACGGTGGCACACCTGCCGAAATGGCGATCCAGAACACCGTCTTCACCCGCATGGGCGTCGAGCGTGTTGTGCGCTACGCCTACGAGCAGGCCCGCTCGCGGCGCGGCCACCTGACCTCGGCGACGAAGTCCAACGGCATCAACATCACGATGCCGTACTGGGATGAGGTGGTCGCAGCGGTCGGTGCCGAATACCCCGATGTCACGACCGACCAGTACCACATCGACGCCCTGTCAGCGTTCTTCGTCACCCGCCCGGACTCGTTCGATGTCGTTGTTGGCTCGAACCTGTTCGGCGACATCCTGTCCGACCTGGCTGCTGCGGTGATGGGCGGCATCGGCATGGCACCGGCTGCCAACCTCAACCCGGAGCGGCGCTTCCCGTCGATGTTCGAGCCGGTCCACGGTTCAGCACCGGACATCGCCGGTCGCGGCATCGCCAACCCGATCGGCCAGATCTGGACAGCCAAGATGCTCCTCGATCACCTCGGCCGCGAAGAGCTCGGCTCGGCGTTGCTCGACAGCATCGAAGAGGTGCTGGCGCGCAGCGAATCGCTGACACCAGACCTGGGCGGTCGCGCGACAACCAGCGAGCTCGCCGACGCGATCATCGCCGAATTCCGGTCGCGAAGCTAA
- a CDS encoding ABC transporter permease, translated as MSTSSYPSRTGGPQQAISDGLIIAWRNLKRVPRIPELAIFAIIQNIVFVALFAFVFGGAIPLPGGGSYREFLMPGIFAQTAVFAASMTAIGMTDDISKGILDRFRSLPMARSAVLSGRALFDLVYNAGTLIVLMLSGLAVGWTVHTDVPSFFAGVALLLAFAFAMSWVGIVLGLSLRTVESAQQVGFIFIFPMTFISNVFVPPQTLPSWLRPVAEWNPVSALTASVRDLWGNPNPFAAGGFPAEHPVLLTLIWIVAIIAVFGPLGVRRYRLLSR; from the coding sequence ATGAGCACATCGAGCTATCCGTCGCGGACGGGCGGTCCGCAGCAGGCGATCAGCGATGGCCTGATCATCGCCTGGCGCAATCTGAAGCGCGTGCCGCGCATCCCGGAGTTGGCGATCTTCGCCATCATCCAGAACATCGTCTTCGTCGCGCTGTTTGCCTTCGTGTTCGGCGGTGCGATTCCGCTGCCCGGCGGCGGCTCGTACCGCGAATTCCTGATGCCCGGCATCTTCGCGCAGACCGCCGTCTTCGCTGCCTCGATGACGGCGATCGGCATGACCGATGACATCAGCAAGGGCATCCTCGATCGCTTCCGCTCGCTGCCAATGGCGCGCTCTGCTGTGCTCAGTGGCCGGGCGTTGTTCGATCTGGTCTACAACGCCGGCACGCTGATCGTGCTGATGCTCTCCGGCCTGGCGGTCGGCTGGACCGTCCACACCGATGTGCCGAGCTTCTTTGCCGGCGTGGCGCTGCTGCTGGCGTTCGCCTTCGCCATGTCGTGGGTCGGTATCGTCCTCGGTCTGTCGTTGCGCACCGTCGAGTCGGCCCAGCAGGTCGGCTTCATCTTCATCTTCCCGATGACCTTCATCTCGAACGTCTTCGTCCCGCCGCAGACGCTGCCGTCCTGGCTGCGCCCTGTCGCGGAGTGGAACCCGGTCAGTGCGCTGACGGCGTCGGTCCGCGACCTGTGGGGCAACCCGAACCCGTTCGCCGCCGGTGGATTTCCGGCCGAGCATCCGGTGTTGCTGACGCTGATCTGGATCGTCGCAATCATCGCTGTCTTCGGCCCGCTCGGCGTTCGCCGCTACCGCCTGCTCAGTCGCTAA
- a CDS encoding ATP-binding cassette domain-containing protein codes for MTLSSTIPEQVVRHEIRSSVTIDERKDNVITAEGLVKKYRLGKSEVLALNGLDLTVPTGSVIGLLGPNGASKTTTVRILTTLLRPDGGRATVAGFDVVRDAQQLRSVIGLSGQYAAVDENLTGRENLYLFGRLYQLSKADAKRRADELLAQFDLVDAADRTIKTYSGGMRRRLDLASALTGRPRLLFLDEPTTGLDPRSRLDLWDVIRDRVREGTTILLTTQYLEEADALANSIAVVDHGRIIARGTADQLKAQIGGERIEVVVRDASDIPSAVDVLTRNGDGDHSIDQHTRRITVAAHGGAQRLAQVLRELDEVGVQIDDIGLRRPTLDDVFLTLTGHATEDDAGGEQQARRSA; via the coding sequence GTGACACTTTCAAGTACGATCCCCGAACAGGTTGTCCGTCATGAGATTCGCTCGTCGGTGACGATTGATGAGCGCAAGGACAACGTCATTACGGCGGAAGGGCTGGTCAAGAAGTATCGTCTTGGCAAGTCCGAAGTGCTGGCGCTGAACGGTCTGGACCTGACCGTGCCGACCGGTTCGGTCATCGGACTGCTCGGCCCGAATGGTGCCAGCAAGACGACGACTGTCCGCATTCTGACGACGCTCCTGCGTCCCGACGGTGGTCGGGCAACCGTCGCCGGTTTTGACGTTGTCCGGGATGCCCAGCAGTTGCGCTCGGTCATCGGGTTGTCCGGGCAGTACGCGGCGGTCGATGAGAACCTGACTGGCCGCGAGAACCTCTACCTGTTCGGCAGGCTCTACCAGCTCTCGAAGGCTGACGCGAAGCGCCGCGCCGATGAGCTGTTGGCGCAGTTCGATCTGGTTGATGCTGCCGACCGCACGATCAAGACCTACTCCGGTGGCATGCGGCGTCGGCTCGACCTGGCTAGCGCGCTTACCGGCAGGCCGCGCCTGCTCTTCCTCGACGAACCGACGACCGGCCTCGACCCGCGCAGTCGCCTCGACCTGTGGGACGTCATTCGTGACCGGGTTCGTGAGGGCACGACGATCCTGCTGACGACGCAGTATCTGGAGGAAGCTGACGCGCTGGCCAACAGCATCGCCGTCGTCGACCACGGTCGGATCATCGCCCGTGGCACGGCAGACCAGCTCAAAGCGCAGATCGGCGGCGAGCGCATCGAGGTTGTCGTCCGCGACGCGAGCGATATTCCCAGCGCCGTGGACGTCCTTACTCGCAACGGCGATGGCGATCACTCGATCGACCAGCACACACGGCGGATCACCGTCGCAGCACATGGCGGTGCCCAGCGCCTCGCGCAGGTGCTTCGCGAGCTGGACGAAGTCGGAGTGCAGATCGACGACATCGGCCTGCGCCGACCGACGCTGGACGACGTCTTCCTCACGCTGACCGGCCATGCAACCGAGGACGACGCGGGCGGCGAGCAGCAGGCACGGAGGAGCGCATGA
- a CDS encoding SurA N-terminal domain-containing protein produces MPSILATHTHIRYGLMLIGIVLLGTFVSVSSVATHTMKSPDSSEVIVQVLAQDGHEYPESVATVNGRQISGKSLAQRVYALTVSPSAMDWSTKPQASDSVEKQALAQLIQEQVILSAAEDLGLAATTDEAVAFAKTQQQMFLTSDDPGAKEVYAAAAAQLGVSPEEFADQPEAVEVYRTALTRSHVYAWITNNLPEDQRNDPVAFQQALDAFIAQHTENVTILLG; encoded by the coding sequence ATGCCATCAATCCTTGCCACCCACACTCATATTCGCTATGGCTTGATGCTCATTGGCATCGTCCTGCTTGGTACGTTCGTCAGCGTTTCGAGTGTTGCAACTCACACAATGAAATCACCAGACTCGAGCGAGGTCATCGTTCAGGTCCTTGCTCAAGACGGTCACGAGTACCCTGAAAGCGTCGCTACTGTGAATGGCAGGCAAATCTCAGGGAAGTCGCTCGCGCAACGTGTATATGCACTTACGGTAAGTCCATCAGCGATGGATTGGAGTACGAAACCGCAGGCATCAGATAGCGTCGAGAAACAGGCACTAGCTCAGCTCATTCAAGAACAAGTCATTCTTTCTGCGGCGGAAGATCTGGGACTCGCGGCGACGACAGACGAGGCAGTCGCGTTTGCAAAGACGCAGCAACAGATGTTCCTCACATCTGATGACCCGGGGGCGAAGGAAGTTTATGCTGCCGCAGCAGCTCAGCTCGGAGTTTCTCCCGAGGAATTCGCCGATCAACCGGAGGCGGTTGAGGTGTATCGAACCGCGCTCACTCGGTCACATGTGTACGCGTGGATTACGAACAATCTTCCGGAAGATCAGCGCAACGATCCTGTCGCGTTTCAACAGGCACTCGATGCGTTCATCGCGCAACATACCGAGAATGTGACGATCCTGCTCGGCTGA
- a CDS encoding ABC transporter ATP-binding protein/permease, giving the protein MSMQSAAWRSMRSSGNDRANERPFSMETLRRIGGFARPRRRLIVGFLIVSIIMAALAVATPVLAGRVVDAIVSGESSRSVIRLAALIAAIAILEAGLGILNRWLSSNIGEGLILDLRTAVFDHVQRMPVAFFTRTRTGALVSRLNSDVMGAQRAFSDTLSGVVSNIVMLLLTLAVMLSISWQITALALALLPIFVLPSRRIGRRLAALRREAADYNAAMSTRMTERFSAPGATLVKLYGRPDEESAEFARRAARVRDIGVRATMLQAVFVTALTLVSALALALVYGLGGFYAIRGQLEAGSVVALALLLTRLYAPLTSLAGARVEVMGAMVSFERVFEVLDLPPLIAEKPDAREVPLGPVSIEFDHVSFSYPAADKVSLASLEEVAVLDTRGGIEVLHDISFRAEPGEMVALVGSSGAGKSTIAQLVPRLYDVDSGAIRLGGVDVRDLSLASIRATLGMVTQDGHLFHESIRDNLTLARPDAADDELWDALRRSRLADIISALPDGLDTIVGERGYRLSGGERQRLTIARLLLAHPRVVILDEATAHLDSTSEVAVSAALNEALEGRTVLVIAHRLSTVRAADLILVIEHGRIVERGSHVDLLAHSGRYSELYRTQFAHEEPQAAD; this is encoded by the coding sequence ATGAGTATGCAATCTGCCGCCTGGCGCTCGATGCGCAGCTCCGGGAATGATCGAGCGAACGAGCGGCCATTCTCGATGGAGACACTCCGCCGCATCGGCGGGTTTGCCCGTCCTCGCCGACGTCTGATCGTCGGTTTCCTGATCGTCAGCATCATCATGGCGGCGCTCGCGGTTGCCACGCCGGTGCTGGCCGGTCGGGTCGTCGACGCGATCGTGTCAGGGGAGTCGTCGCGCTCCGTTATCCGGCTAGCTGCACTGATCGCGGCCATCGCCATCCTTGAGGCGGGTCTCGGGATCCTCAACCGCTGGCTGTCGTCAAACATCGGTGAGGGTTTGATCCTCGACTTGCGAACGGCAGTCTTCGATCACGTTCAGCGCATGCCGGTCGCGTTCTTCACCCGCACCCGCACCGGCGCGCTCGTCTCACGCCTGAACAGCGATGTCATGGGTGCCCAGCGTGCGTTCAGCGACACACTCTCCGGCGTCGTCAGCAACATCGTCATGCTCCTGCTGACCCTCGCCGTCATGCTCAGCATCTCCTGGCAGATTACCGCACTGGCGTTGGCATTGTTGCCCATCTTTGTTCTGCCATCGCGGCGCATCGGTCGGAGGCTGGCGGCGTTGCGGCGCGAGGCGGCTGACTACAACGCGGCCATGAGCACCCGCATGACCGAGCGCTTCTCCGCACCAGGCGCGACGCTGGTCAAGCTTTACGGTCGGCCGGATGAAGAGTCGGCTGAATTCGCCCGCCGTGCGGCGCGTGTTCGCGACATTGGCGTTCGCGCGACAATGCTGCAGGCGGTCTTCGTCACGGCGCTGACGCTCGTGTCGGCACTGGCGCTGGCGCTCGTCTACGGCCTCGGCGGCTTTTATGCGATCCGTGGCCAGCTTGAGGCCGGCTCGGTCGTCGCGCTCGCTCTGCTGCTAACCCGCCTCTACGCCCCGCTCACGTCACTGGCCGGTGCGCGCGTTGAGGTCATGGGCGCGATGGTCAGCTTCGAGCGCGTCTTCGAGGTGCTCGACCTGCCGCCGTTGATTGCTGAGAAGCCGGATGCGCGCGAGGTCCCGCTGGGTCCGGTGTCGATCGAGTTCGACCACGTCTCGTTCAGCTACCCCGCCGCCGACAAGGTGTCGCTGGCTTCGCTGGAAGAGGTCGCTGTCCTCGACACACGTGGCGGCATCGAGGTGCTGCACGACATCTCCTTCCGTGCCGAGCCGGGTGAGATGGTCGCGCTCGTCGGCTCGTCCGGCGCAGGCAAGTCGACGATCGCGCAGCTTGTCCCGCGGCTCTACGACGTTGATTCCGGCGCGATCCGGCTGGGCGGCGTCGATGTCCGCGACCTGTCGCTGGCCTCGATCCGCGCCACCCTCGGCATGGTGACACAAGACGGCCACCTGTTCCACGAGTCGATCCGCGACAACCTGACGCTGGCTCGACCGGACGCGGCCGACGACGAGCTCTGGGATGCCCTGCGGCGCTCTCGGCTGGCAGACATCATCTCGGCACTGCCGGATGGACTGGACACGATCGTCGGTGAGCGTGGCTACCGGCTGTCCGGCGGCGAGCGCCAGCGACTGACAATTGCTCGCTTACTGCTGGCCCATCCGCGCGTCGTCATCCTCGATGAGGCGACTGCGCACCTCGACTCGACCTCGGAAGTCGCGGTTTCGGCCGCGCTGAACGAGGCGCTGGAGGGTCGCACGGTCCTCGTCATCGCCCACCGTCTCTCGACTGTCCGCGCCGCCGACCTCATCCTCGTCATCGAGCATGGCCGCATCGTCGAGCGCGGCTCCCACGTCGACCTGCTCGCCCACTCCGGCCGCTACTCCGAGCTCTACCGCACCCAGTTCGCCCACGAGGAACCACAAGCGGCGGATTGA
- a CDS encoding pyridoxal-phosphate dependent enzyme: MSTESLVISFDDVQNAAERLRGIANPTPVLQSRTLNEMTGRNIYLKCENFQRAGAFKFRGAYNAISRLDDDARKRGVVAFSSGNHAQGVALSARLLGVPAVIVMPDDAPHVKVDATRGYGAEVVFFDRHKLDGADYQHVVAAERGMVVIPPYDNAFIMAGQGTAALELLQTAPEIDTLVVPIGGGGLIAGCAVAAKGFRPSVRIFGVEAEGADDTKLSLAKGERVTVPPPETIADGTRSQTPGELTFPVMQALLEDVLIVSDEQVLDALRFVITRMKIVIEPSGAVAVAAAMSGLLPDDARNVGIIISGGNIDPSVLATLWG; this comes from the coding sequence GTGTCGACCGAGAGTCTGGTGATCTCATTTGATGACGTGCAGAACGCCGCCGAACGCTTGCGCGGTATTGCTAATCCGACGCCGGTGCTGCAGAGCCGGACGCTGAATGAGATGACCGGCCGGAACATCTATCTGAAATGCGAGAATTTCCAGCGCGCCGGTGCGTTCAAGTTTCGCGGCGCATACAACGCCATCAGCCGCCTGGATGACGATGCCCGAAAGCGCGGCGTGGTCGCATTCAGCAGTGGTAACCACGCGCAAGGAGTGGCGCTTTCCGCCCGCCTGCTTGGCGTTCCAGCAGTGATTGTCATGCCGGACGACGCGCCGCATGTCAAGGTCGATGCGACTCGCGGCTATGGTGCCGAGGTCGTCTTCTTCGACCGTCACAAGCTGGACGGCGCAGACTACCAGCATGTTGTCGCTGCTGAGCGCGGCATGGTCGTCATCCCGCCGTACGACAACGCATTCATCATGGCCGGGCAGGGCACCGCCGCACTCGAGCTGCTGCAGACCGCGCCGGAGATCGACACGCTCGTTGTACCGATCGGTGGCGGTGGGCTGATCGCCGGTTGCGCGGTTGCCGCCAAGGGCTTCCGCCCGTCGGTCCGCATCTTCGGCGTCGAGGCAGAGGGTGCCGACGACACGAAGCTGTCGCTGGCAAAGGGCGAGCGCGTGACCGTCCCGCCGCCCGAGACGATCGCCGACGGCACGCGCTCGCAAACACCGGGCGAGCTCACCTTCCCGGTCATGCAGGCATTGCTTGAGGACGTCCTGATCGTCAGTGACGAGCAGGTGCTTGACGCGCTGCGCTTTGTGATCACGCGCATGAAGATTGTGATCGAGCCGAGCGGTGCCGTGGCAGTTGCTGCGGCTATGTCCGGACTGTTGCCCGACGACGCGCGGAATGTCGGTATCATCATCAGCGGTGGAAATATCGATCCGTCTGTCCTGGCTACGCTCTGGGGGTAG
- a CDS encoding peptide ABC transporter substrate-binding protein, with translation MVRVTPASDSVEDLWSEIRAGRLSRRSLLRRGAALGLSAPVIATLLAACGGDDDDDSSDSSSGEATTAPSATEPPATEAEPTATAEEAEETETDTEEASPTAEPEEPTEPAEPAAEAGGGGQLRILQWQAPTMLNPHLATGYKDYDASRIAYQPLADFTREGEPVPVLATEFPTLANGGVTDDGLSVTWKLREGVTWHDGTPFTSKDVKFTWEYSTDPDTASVTSAVFAPIASIDTPDDYTVVITFADPNPAGFEIFTGRNGMIIPEHVFRDFMGTESRNAPANLSPVGTGPFTVTEFRPGDVVLYDRYDGYWEAGKPFFDTVELKGGGDALSSTRAVMQTGEADWAWGAGGDPKVIAELEKETAGKLTKVSAITGDKIVVQFADPNTEVDGARAEPGTHHPLFQHLEARQAIALCVPRDVIASEVYGNGAVPTSNNLVAPPRFNSPNTSWEFNTDKAKELLSAFPEAAGYKLLFQTSVSSTRQKAQEVVKQYLEQVGFEVELKSVDAAVFFSADAGNPDTYTKFYADLEIFTYAPDSLYPIGYMRRYATSGIAQKSNSWGGLNVTRYSNPEYDALHEQAKTEMDPDTQDELFIQMNDISVNDVVEIPMVIPQGLTAAAADLTDYNPTSWTGPYWDIQNWRRDG, from the coding sequence ATGGTTCGAGTTACTCCCGCGTCCGATTCGGTTGAGGATCTCTGGAGCGAGATTCGCGCCGGGCGTCTCAGTCGGCGCAGCTTGCTGCGTCGCGGTGCGGCGCTCGGGTTGAGTGCGCCGGTCATTGCCACGCTGCTGGCCGCCTGCGGTGGCGATGACGACGACGACAGCTCTGATTCTTCGAGTGGCGAGGCAACCACCGCCCCGTCGGCGACCGAGCCACCCGCCACCGAGGCTGAGCCAACTGCCACGGCTGAGGAGGCAGAGGAAACCGAGACTGACACCGAAGAGGCATCGCCAACGGCCGAGCCCGAGGAGCCAACTGAGCCCGCCGAGCCGGCCGCCGAAGCAGGCGGCGGCGGACAGCTGCGCATTCTGCAGTGGCAAGCCCCGACGATGCTCAATCCGCATCTGGCAACCGGCTATAAGGACTACGATGCTTCGCGCATCGCCTACCAGCCGCTGGCCGACTTCACCCGTGAAGGTGAGCCGGTGCCGGTTCTCGCCACTGAGTTTCCGACCCTGGCGAATGGTGGTGTCACCGACGACGGGCTATCGGTGACCTGGAAGCTCCGAGAAGGTGTTACCTGGCACGATGGTACGCCGTTTACGTCCAAGGACGTGAAGTTCACCTGGGAATACTCAACCGATCCCGATACCGCATCGGTGACGTCCGCAGTGTTCGCACCGATTGCTTCGATTGATACTCCGGACGATTACACGGTCGTGATCACGTTCGCCGATCCAAACCCGGCCGGATTCGAAATCTTCACTGGCCGCAACGGCATGATCATCCCGGAGCACGTGTTCCGAGACTTCATGGGGACTGAATCGCGCAATGCCCCGGCGAATCTCAGCCCGGTCGGCACGGGACCATTCACTGTCACCGAGTTTCGTCCGGGTGACGTCGTGCTCTACGATCGCTACGACGGTTACTGGGAGGCCGGCAAGCCGTTCTTCGACACTGTTGAGCTGAAGGGCGGCGGCGACGCGCTGTCGTCGACTCGCGCCGTCATGCAGACCGGTGAGGCTGACTGGGCATGGGGTGCCGGTGGCGACCCGAAGGTCATCGCCGAGCTGGAGAAGGAGACCGCCGGGAAGCTGACCAAAGTCTCCGCCATCACCGGCGACAAGATCGTCGTTCAGTTCGCCGACCCGAACACCGAGGTCGACGGCGCTCGCGCCGAGCCCGGCACCCACCATCCGCTGTTCCAGCACCTTGAGGCGCGCCAGGCGATCGCCCTTTGCGTCCCGCGTGATGTGATCGCCAGCGAGGTCTACGGCAACGGTGCCGTGCCGACGTCGAACAACCTGGTTGCTCCGCCGCGCTTCAACTCTCCGAACACGAGCTGGGAGTTCAACACGGACAAGGCCAAGGAGCTGCTGAGCGCTTTCCCGGAAGCAGCCGGATACAAGCTGCTGTTCCAGACGTCGGTCAGCTCGACGCGGCAGAAGGCGCAGGAAGTCGTCAAGCAATACCTGGAGCAGGTTGGCTTCGAGGTTGAGTTGAAGTCGGTTGACGCCGCTGTCTTCTTCTCGGCTGATGCCGGCAATCCGGATACCTACACCAAGTTCTACGCCGACCTCGAGATCTTCACCTACGCGCCAGATAGCCTCTACCCGATCGGCTACATGCGGCGGTACGCGACGTCCGGTATCGCTCAGAAGTCGAACAGCTGGGGCGGGCTGAACGTGACGCGCTACTCCAACCCGGAGTACGACGCGTTGCACGAGCAGGCGAAGACGGAGATGGATCCTGATACGCAGGACGAACTGTTCATCCAGATGAACGACATCTCGGTGAACGACGTCGTCGAGATCCCGATGGTTATCCCGCAGGGCCTGACCGCCGCTGCGGCCGACCTGACGGACTACAACCCGACCTCCTGGACCGGCCCGTACTGGGACATCCAGAACTGGCGCCGCGACGGCTAG
- a CDS encoding GNAT family N-acetyltransferase has product MHITTERLILREFVPDDWQVMARYWRDERYQQFYPQNDDSDGIVRGLVDRFVAAQTTEPRLNHQLAIVERASGAMIGNCGIRINDPEIGEANIGYELDPGYWGRGYATEAASAIVRFGFEDLALHRIWAECIAYNRGSSRVMEKIGMRREAHIREHQHFRGRWWDTFTYAILNHEWQANRKSN; this is encoded by the coding sequence GTGCACATCACAACCGAGCGGTTGATTCTGCGGGAGTTCGTTCCGGATGATTGGCAGGTGATGGCGCGCTACTGGCGCGACGAGCGCTACCAGCAGTTCTATCCGCAGAACGATGACTCGGATGGCATTGTGCGCGGACTCGTCGATCGCTTCGTCGCGGCGCAGACGACCGAGCCACGTCTGAACCACCAGCTCGCCATCGTTGAGCGTGCCTCGGGCGCGATGATCGGGAATTGCGGCATTCGCATCAACGATCCTGAAATCGGCGAGGCGAACATCGGCTACGAGCTCGACCCGGGCTATTGGGGCCGCGGATATGCCACCGAAGCGGCGTCGGCGATCGTGCGCTTCGGGTTCGAGGATCTCGCGCTGCATCGCATTTGGGCGGAGTGCATCGCCTATAATCGCGGATCGTCACGGGTGATGGAGAAGATCGGTATGCGTCGGGAGGCGCACATTCGCGAGCACCAGCACTTCCGTGGCCGCTGGTGGGACACCTTCACCTACGCCATTCTGAATCATGAATGGCAGGCAAACAGAAAGTCAAACTAA
- a CDS encoding SRPBCC domain-containing protein, which translates to MSTPSIGRAIVKEIVIAAPPERVYRAFAEQSELEHWFVKHADVGAAPGERYNLTWLPHQSSVGRIVEMSPPNRFVFAWDVTSERSTTCAFDFIAHDAGTLVRLTQTGFGDGDDWDRLYEDNSGGWDIELGNLKRWLDDGERKTEWFEEDC; encoded by the coding sequence ATGAGCACCCCGTCAATTGGTCGCGCGATCGTCAAGGAAATCGTCATCGCCGCACCGCCGGAGCGCGTCTACCGCGCGTTCGCGGAGCAGTCGGAGCTGGAGCACTGGTTCGTCAAGCATGCCGACGTTGGTGCTGCGCCGGGTGAGCGCTACAACCTGACCTGGCTGCCCCACCAGAGTAGCGTTGGGCGCATTGTCGAAATGTCGCCGCCGAACCGCTTCGTCTTCGCGTGGGACGTCACGAGCGAGCGCTCGACGACCTGCGCGTTCGACTTCATCGCCCACGATGCTGGGACGCTCGTCCGCCTGACCCAGACAGGATTTGGAGATGGGGACGACTGGGACCGACTCTATGAGGACAATAGCGGCGGTTGGGACATCGAGCTGGGCAACCTGAAGCGCTGGTTGGATGACGGCGAGCGCAAGACGGAGTGGTTTGAAGAGGATTGCTGA
- a CDS encoding MarR family transcriptional regulator has translation MNREPLGFLLGAAGRKVAKMYTAALAEDVVSPSQLYVLRQLWREDGLALVDVRERAQLDATSMTWIADQLEKVGLVERKRNDQDRRIVRLWLTDSGRALASDLESRLASWDAGIESVLRQHHAPADLDTFRSVLSTIVATLPEGDDLWASLSTSWDEALERLRRSVLDVPEHAVEGEPEP, from the coding sequence GTGAATCGAGAACCGCTCGGCTTTCTGCTCGGCGCAGCCGGACGCAAGGTCGCGAAGATGTACACCGCAGCGCTGGCGGAGGATGTCGTCTCGCCGTCGCAGCTCTACGTTTTGCGGCAACTGTGGCGCGAGGACGGGCTGGCGCTCGTCGATGTCCGCGAACGTGCTCAGCTCGACGCGACATCGATGACCTGGATAGCAGATCAGCTGGAGAAGGTCGGGCTGGTTGAGCGCAAGCGCAACGATCAGGATCGGCGCATCGTCCGACTCTGGTTGACCGACAGCGGTCGCGCGCTCGCGTCCGATCTGGAGTCGCGGCTGGCAAGCTGGGATGCCGGTATCGAATCTGTGTTGCGGCAGCATCACGCGCCGGCCGATCTGGACACGTTCCGCTCGGTGCTGTCGACCATCGTCGCCACGCTTCCGGAAGGCGATGACCTCTGGGCGAGCCTGTCGACCTCCTGGGATGAGGCGCTGGAGCGTCTCCGTCGTTCAGTTCTGGATGTACCAGAACATGCTGTTGAAGGAGAACCCGAACCATGA
- a CDS encoding SDR family NAD(P)-dependent oxidoreductase — protein MPEMLNDRVVLVTGGTGALGAGVLPVLVREGATVITTSHRPTESPGEGITVEIADLLEPGAAEPLIERVIAQHGHLDGLVCLVGGFRGGTFIQTDNQTWRELVELNVQTAVSTIRAALPSMVERDYGRIVTVGARTAVNPMPNTAAYAAAKASVIAFTRSLGRELRRTGVTINCILPETIDTPQNRESMPKANPDNWVKPADVGEVIAFLCSQQAGIIRGAAIPVE, from the coding sequence ATGCCAGAGATGTTGAATGATCGAGTTGTGCTGGTGACCGGCGGGACCGGCGCACTCGGCGCGGGTGTGCTGCCGGTGCTGGTGCGCGAGGGCGCGACCGTCATCACGACTTCGCACCGACCGACGGAATCGCCGGGCGAGGGAATCACTGTCGAGATCGCCGACCTACTGGAGCCGGGGGCGGCCGAACCGCTGATCGAACGCGTCATCGCCCAGCACGGTCACCTCGACGGGCTCGTCTGCCTTGTCGGCGGATTTCGTGGCGGTACCTTCATCCAGACCGACAACCAGACCTGGCGCGAGCTAGTTGAGCTGAACGTCCAGACCGCCGTGTCGACGATTCGCGCCGCGCTGCCCAGCATGGTCGAACGCGACTATGGCCGGATCGTCACCGTCGGCGCGCGCACCGCCGTGAATCCGATGCCGAACACTGCCGCCTACGCCGCCGCCAAGGCTTCGGTCATCGCCTTCACGCGCTCACTCGGACGCGAGCTGCGCCGAACCGGCGTCACGATCAACTGCATCCTGCCAGAGACGATCGACACACCACAGAACCGCGAATCGATGCCAAAGGCGAACCCGGATAACTGGGTCAAACCTGCCGACGTCGGCGAAGTCATCGCCTTCCTCTGCAGCCAGCAAGCCGGCATCATCCGCGGCGCAGCGATCCCGGTGGAATGA